A genomic segment from Nocardia cyriacigeorgica GUH-2 encodes:
- a CDS encoding EamA family transporter — MTTRDRLLGLTVVLLWGLNFLAIRIGLDHLPPFFFASLRFAVIAVPVLLFIPRPDVRWRWILLYGLGFGMLQFAFLFTAMRVGMPTGLASLVLQSSAPFTVALGALLLSERIRPIQVAGLMTAVAGMAIIGWDRFAHASLIPVLLTLAGGFGWALGNIGARRAGQESPGVNPLHLTLWIAVVPVLPLYALSAAFEGPTTGFHDLAATFSPTGWPALAALAYIALLATVVGSGLWTYLMSRHPAGAVAPFSLLVPVVGIAASWAFLDETPTAASLIGGVVVIAGAFAATSARTRREPEATAASLDLERPEPAPSRA, encoded by the coding sequence GTGACCACCCGCGACCGCCTACTCGGACTGACCGTCGTCCTGCTCTGGGGCCTGAACTTCCTTGCCATCCGCATCGGGCTCGACCATCTGCCGCCGTTCTTCTTCGCCTCGCTGCGCTTCGCCGTCATCGCGGTCCCGGTCCTGCTGTTCATCCCGCGCCCGGATGTGCGCTGGCGGTGGATCCTGTTGTACGGCCTCGGTTTCGGCATGTTGCAGTTCGCCTTCCTGTTCACCGCCATGCGCGTGGGCATGCCGACGGGATTGGCCTCGCTGGTGCTGCAATCCTCGGCGCCGTTCACCGTTGCCCTCGGTGCGCTCCTACTGTCCGAACGCATCCGCCCGATCCAGGTGGCCGGGCTGATGACGGCGGTCGCCGGCATGGCGATCATCGGCTGGGACCGCTTCGCCCACGCCAGCCTGATCCCCGTGCTGCTGACGCTGGCCGGCGGCTTCGGCTGGGCGCTGGGCAATATCGGCGCCCGCCGCGCCGGACAGGAATCGCCCGGCGTCAACCCGCTGCACCTCACCCTGTGGATCGCGGTCGTCCCCGTCCTCCCCCTCTACGCCCTCTCCGCTGCTTTCGAAGGCCCCACCACCGGTTTCCACGACCTGGCCGCCACCTTCTCCCCCACCGGCTGGCCCGCCCTGGCCGCCCTCGCCTACATCGCCCTGCTCGCCACCGTCGTCGGCTCCGGCCTGTGGACCTACCTGATGAGCCGCCACCCCGCCGGCGCCGTCGCCCCGTTCTCGCTGCTGGTTCCGGTGGTCGGCATCGCCGCCAGCTGGGCCTTCCTCGACGAAACCCCCACAGCCGCAAGCCTCATCGGTGGTGTGGTCGTCATCGCGGGGGCGTTCGCCGCCACGTCGGCGCGGACGCGGCGCGAGCCCGAGGCTACGGCCGCCTCGCTCGATCTCGAAAGAC